In Nicotiana tabacum cultivar K326 chromosome 19, ASM71507v2, whole genome shotgun sequence, one DNA window encodes the following:
- the LOC107805344 gene encoding glycerate dehydrogenase (The RefSeq protein has 7 substitutions, 4 frameshifts compared to this genomic sequence), whose amino-acid sequence MAKPVQIEVWNPNGKYRVISTKSMPGTRWINLLIEQDCRLEICTEKKTILSVEDILALIGDRCDGVIGQLTEDWGETLFSALSRAGGKAFSNMAVGYNNVDVEAANKYGVAVGNTPGVLTETTAELAASLSLAAARRIVEADEFMRAGKYEGWLPHLFVGNLLKGQTVGVIGAGRIGSAYARMMIEGFKMNLIYYDLYQATRLEKFVTAYGQFLKASGEQPVTWKRAASMEEVLREADVISLHPILDKHVPPCNKERLHDERAILVNCSRGPVVDEVALVEHLRENPMFRVGLDVFEDEPYMKPGLADMKNAVVVPHIASASKWTREGLATLAALNVLGKIKGYSVWGNPNSVDAFLNGSSQPPAACPSIVNSKTLGLPVSKL is encoded by the exons ATGGCAAAGCCAGTTCAAATTGAAGTGTGGAATCCAAATGGGAAATACAGAGTTGTCAGCACAAAATCTATGCCGGGAACTAGATGGATTAATCTTCTAATTGAACAAGATTGTCGTCTTGAA ATATGCACTGAGAAGAAAACTATTCTATCGGTTGAAGACATTCTTGCTCTTATTGGAGATAGGTGCGATGGAGTCATTGGACAG TTGACAGAGGATTGGGGAGAAACACTATTCTCTGCATTAAGCAGGGCTGGAGGGAAAGCTTTCAGTAACATGGCTGTAGGATACAACAATGTTGACGTTGAAGCTGCTAACAAGTACGGTGTTGCTGTTGGAAACACACCT GGAGTACTGACCGAGACTACAGCAGAGTTAGCAGCTTCACTTTCTTTAGCAGCAGCGAGAAGGATTGTGGAGGCAGATGAGTTCATGAGAGCTGGCAAATATGAAGGATGGCTTCCACATTT GTTTGTGGGGAACTTGCTTAAAGGACAAACTGTTGGTGTAATAGGGGCTGGTCGTATTGGATCTGCTTATGCTAGAATGATG ATTGAAGGCTTCAAGATGAACTTGATCTACTACGACCTGTACCAAGCTACTCGTCTAGAAAAATTTGTGACAG CCTATGGTCAGTTCCTTAAAGCCAGTGGTGAACAGCCTGTGACATGGAAAAGAGCTGCATCCATGGAGGAGGTGCTCCGAGAGGCTGATGTG ATAAGTCTACATCCAATCCTTGATAAAA ACGTACCACCTTGTAA CAAAGAACGGCTTGC TGATGAAGAAG CAATACTTGTGAACTGTAGTAGGGGGCCTGTGGTTGATGAGGTAGCTCTTGTTGAGCATCTGAGGGAAAATCCCATGTTCCGTGTTGGCCTTGATGTCTTTGAG GATGAGCCCTACATGAAACCTGGTCTTGCGGACATGAAGAACGCCGTTGTGGTACCCCACATAGCTTCTGCATCTAAG TGGACTCGTGAGGGAATGGCTACACTAGCTGCTCTGAATGTCCTG GGAAAAATTAAAGGCTACCCAGTTTGGGGTAATCCAAACAGTGTAGATGCATTCTTAAATGAGAATTCTCAACCTCCTGCTGCATGTCCAAGCATTGTTAACTCGAAAACTTTAG GCTTACCTGTTTCAAAGCTGTGA
- the LOC107805344 gene encoding glycerate dehydrogenase isoform X1: MAKPVQIEVWNPNGKYRVVSTKSMPGTRWINLLIEQDCRLEICTEKKTILSVEDILALIGDRCDGVIGQLTEDWGETLFSALSRAGGKAFSNMAVGYNNVDVEAANKYGVAVGNTPGVLTETTAELAASLSLAAARRIVEADEFMRAGKYEGWLPHLFVGNLLKGQTVGVIGAGRIGSAYARMMIEGFKMNLIYYDLYQATRLEKFVTAYGQFLKASGEQPVTWKRAASMEEVLREADVISLHPILDKTTYHLVNKERLAMMKKEAILVNCSRGPVVDEVALVEHLRENPMFRVGLDVFEDEPYMKPGLADMKNAVVVPHIASASKWTREGMATLAALNVLGKIKGYPVWGNPNSVDAFLNENSQPPAACPSIVNSKTLGLPVSKL, translated from the exons ATGGCAAAGCCAGTTCAAATTGAAGTGTGGAATCCAAATGGGAAATACAGAGTTGTCAGCACAAAATCTATGCCGGGAACTAGATGGATTAATCTTCTAATTGAACAAGATTGTCGTCTTGAA ATATGCACTGAGAAGAAAACTATTCTATCGGTTGAAGACATTCTTGCTCTTATTGGAGATAGGTGCGATGGAGTCATTGGACAG TTGACAGAGGATTGGGGAGAAACACTATTCTCTGCATTAAGCAGGGCTGGAGGGAAAGCTTTCAGTAACATGGCTGTAGGATACAACAATGTTGACGTTGAAGCTGCTAACAAGTACGGTGTTGCTGTTGGAAACACACCT GGAGTACTGACCGAGACTACAGCAGAGTTAGCAGCTTCACTTTCTTTAGCAGCAGCGAGAAGGATTGTGGAGGCAGATGAGTTCATGAGAGCTGGCAAATATGAAGGATGGCTTCCACATTT GTTTGTGGGGAACTTGCTTAAAGGACAAACTGTTGGTGTAATAGGGGCTGGTCGTATTGGATCTGCTTATGCTAGAATGATG ATTGAAGGCTTCAAGATGAACTTGATCTACTACGACCTGTACCAAGCTACTCGTCTAGAAAAATTTGTGACAG CCTATGGTCAGTTCCTTAAAGCCAGTGGTGAACAGCCTGTGACATGGAAAAGAGCTGCATCCATGGAGGAGGTGCTCCGAGAGGCTGATGTG ATAAGTCTACATCCAATCCTTGATAAAACAACGTACCACCTTGTAAACAAAGAACGGCTTGCAATGATGAAGAAG GAAGCAATACTTGTGAACTGTAGTAGGGGGCCTGTGGTTGATGAGGTAGCTCTTGTTGAGCATCTGAGGGAAAATCCCATGTTCCGTGTTGGCCTTGATGTCTTTGAG GATGAGCCCTACATGAAACCTGGTCTTGCGGACATGAAGAACGCCGTTGTGGTACCCCACATAGCTTCTGCATCTAAG TGGACTCGTGAGGGAATGGCTACACTAGCTGCTCTGAATGTCCTG GGAAAAATTAAAGGCTACCCAGTTTGGGGTAATCCAAACAGTGTAGATGCATTCTTAAATGAGAATTCTCAACCTCCTGCTGCATGTCCAAGCATTGTTAACTCGAAAACTTTAG GCTTACCTGTTTCAAAGCTGTGA
- the LOC107805317 gene encoding uncharacterized protein LOC107805317, with protein sequence MASNGLSLNTPQTFTGENYQIWSVKMKSYLEAYDLWEVVMEDKLIQPLPANPTLAQIKAHSDEKTQKYKAKTIIQNLVADSIFSKIIACETSKEAWETLKQEYQGSERGRQNQILNLKRDFESLRMQDDETIAKYSDRISLIVNKIRLLGQDFKDDRIVKKFL encoded by the coding sequence ATGGCAAGCAACGGTCTCTCTTTGAATACCCCACAAACTTTCACTGGTGAAAACTATCAGATTTGGTCAGTGAAGATGAAATCTTATCTTGAAGCTTATGATCTATGGGAAGTTGTAATGGAAGACAAACTTATACAACCACTTCCTGCAAATCCTACCCTTGCCCAAATCAAAGCTCATTCAGATGAGAAAACCCAAAAATACAAAGCCAAAACTATAATTCAAAATTTAGTTGCAGATTCAATCTTCTCTAAAATCATTGCATGTGAGACATCAAAAGAGGCTTGGGAAACACTCAAACAGGAGTATCAAGGAAGTGAACGAGGCAGACAAAAtcagattttaaatttgaaaagagatttTGAATCTCTTAGAATGCAAGATGATGAGACCATCGCTAAATATTCTGACCGAATTTCTTTAATTGTCAATAAAATCAGATTACTTGGCCAGGATTTCAAAGATGACAGGATAGTTAAAAAATTCTTGTGA